One genomic region from Phragmites australis chromosome 1, lpPhrAust1.1, whole genome shotgun sequence encodes:
- the LOC133918125 gene encoding enoyl-CoA delta isomerase 2, peroxisomal-like: MATGNLCTVEKRGRVHLITLTGAGEHRLNPALLSAIRSAVAAVRASPGAGALVVAAEGKFFCNGYDLAWARAGAAPPDRVSAMRCALRGLVADLLALPVPTVAAVTGHAAGAGCGLALAHDAIVMRASRGFLYMSEVDAGIKIVDFFGELLRQKVPDAVARRDLVMKGKKMTAAEAVQRGIVDAAVDGGVDDVVAAAVAVAEGLAARGWDEEVVAQIRKSTWPALWSKVKDYGGEAPAPARPRL; the protein is encoded by the coding sequence ATGGCCACCGGAAACCTGTGCACCGTGGAGAAGCGCGGCCGCGTCCACCTCATCACCCTCACCGGCGCCGGAGAGCACCGCCTCAACCCGGCCCTCCTCTCCGCCATCCGCTCCGCGGTCGCCGCCGTCCGCGCCTCCCCAGGCGCCGGGGCCCTCGTCGTGGCCGCCGAGGGCAAGTTCTTCTGCAACGGCTACGACCTGGCCTGGGCGCGCGCCGGCGCGGCCCCGCCGGACCGCGTCTCCGCCATGCGCTGCGCCCTCCGCGGCCTCGTTGCCGATCTTCTCGCGCTCCCCGTGCccaccgtcgccgccgtcaCCGGCCACGCCGCGGGCGCCGGCTGCGGGCTCGCGCTCGCGCACGACGCCATCGTCATGCGGGCATCCCGCGGGTTCCTCTACATGAGCGAGGTCGACGCCGGCATCAAGATCGTCGACTTCTTCGGCGAGCTGCTCCGGCAGAAGGTCCCCGACGCCGTCGCCAGGAGGGACCTGGTCATGAAGGGGAAGAAGATGACGGCCGCGGAGGCCGTGCAGCGCGGCATCGTGGACGCGGCTGTGGATGGCGGCGTCGACGACGTGGTGGCCGCGGCAGTCGCCGTGGCCGAGGGGCTCGCGGCGAGGGGATGGGACGAGGAGGTCGTGGCCCAGATCCGCAAGTCCACCTGGCCGGCGCTGTGGAGCAAGGTCAAGGACTA